Part of the Thermococcus sp. genome is shown below.
CCGATATCTATCCCCGCGTTACCGAGCACATGGAGGACATAATAGACTTCATCAGAAAGCTCCAGGAGAAGGGCTACGCCTACGAGGGGAGCGATGGGGTTTATTTTGAGGTCAGAAAGTTCAAGGACTACGGGAAGCTCAGCAAGATAAAGCTCGAAGACCTCGTCAAGGGGGCACGTGTGGAACCTGGTGAGGGAAAGAGGAACCCAGAGGACTTTGCCCTCTGGAAGAAGGCGAAACCGGGCGAGCCAAAGTGGGAAAGCCCATGGGGCGAGGGAAGACCGGGCTGGCACATAGAGTGCTCCACAATGAGTAGCAAATACCTAGGCGAGAGCTTTGACATCCACGGCGGCGGTAATGACCTAATCTTCCCGCACCACGAGAACGAGATAGCTCAAAGCGAGGCCTGCTTCGGGCACGAGTGGGTCCGCTACTGGATGCACACGGGCTTCCTCATGGTGAACGGGGAAAAGATGAGCAAGAGCCTCGGCAACTTCGTAACGGTGAGGGAACTCCTCAAGCGCTACGACCCGGAGGTAATAAGGCTCTTCGTGCTCCAGAGGCACTACCGCTCGCCCCTTGACTACAGCGAGGAGGGTATTGAACACGCCAAGAACAACCTTGAGAGGCTTTACAACACCCTTGAGAACATCCGCGTGGCGATGAAAAAGGCGGAGATTTCCTTCCGCTGGGAAAAGCCGGAGTTTGAGGCCTATGAGGCCATCAGGGATGCGAGGAAAAAGTTCTACGATGCAATGGATGACGACTTCAACACGGCAGAAGCGTTAAAGGCCGTCTTTGAGGCCAGCAACGCCGTAAACCGCTACCTCACGGAAGTTGAGACCCCTAGGGAGAGCATTCTGAGAAAGGCGTGGGAATTCTTCAAGGCGATCAGCGAGGTCTTCGGCATATTCGAGGACTACTTCAGAGAAGAGAAAGTTGGGAATGAAGATGCGCTCATAGAGCTTTTAATCAACGTCCGCTCCCAGCTGAGAAAGGAGAGGCGCTTTGATCTCGCCGATAAGATAAGGGACGAGCTGAGAAGCCTTGGAATCCAGCTTGAGGACACACCCGAGGGAACGGTTTGGAAGAGGATTAAGGTTTGAGTTTTCCCTGTGTTTTTAGCTCTTTAGGGAGTTTTCAATTTTTTCTGGAGTCTTATTGCAACTAGGGTGGGATTTTCCTCGGTTGGGCCTACAAACGAATAAGAATGCTCGAATTTTATAATCCTTTCTCCAAAGTGGCTTTAAAACTCCCACCAAAAGCCTCGAACTCGAACAATAACAGCCAATCCAAAGCCCGCATATTCAATGCACAAAACCATACAAAAGACTTCCAGAAGCAGGAACAAGCTTTAAATTAGATTTTCCAGAATTAAAACACGCCATCACAAAAAACATCACCTTTCCATGGATTTTAGCCCGATAAGAGCACTCTCCGAGCTTCTTTTAAACTCCAGAAAAATCTCGTTACATATTAACAAACAGAATACAACAACCTGTTAAATAACAACAAAACATAACCAAAAACTTCCAGAGTAGTTTAGACGGACAAATTGGTTGAAAAAGGCTCTTGAAAGGGGACAACTTCAAAAGGAATGCCAAAAACGTAATATTGAGGAAAAAAGTCTAAGAGCCATTATTAATCAGCGCTTCATTTTCGCCTTCTCTACTACCCCGAATCCTGCCACCTTTCATAACCTCAACGATAGCCAAGCTGAGGATTGATAGGAAGAGATATATCACTGCAGATGTCCCAAAAAGCACTTCATAGGCTTTCGTCGTCGGGATTTTTATCTTGACCCATGAGGGAGCCCCCGGGGGGTGGAAGAGCACGTAATAGGTGCTCATGACTGTTCCTGCTATAGCAGGTCCCCAAGTCGAGCCGAAGTTCCTAAAGAGGCTGTTCGCACCGGTCGCCACACCCATGACCCTCTGGGGAACGCTGAATACAAGGACGTTGATTAGTGAGATATTCATTAGCGTTATTCCCGTCCCGACGAGAGTTATCAAACCAACAAACGTCCAGAGGTGGTTCGGCGGAAGCTGGGAGGCATATTTGGCCAGGACTCCTAGGCCAACGCTGGCAGTCAGCGCACCGAGTATAGCCAGTGGTTTTGCGCCGATTTTTGGCATCAGTTTTCCAGCGATTGGAGCGACGATGAGCATGACACCTGCCATGGGGGTCATGAGGAGCCCGCTCTCAAGAATGCTCTTGCCGAAGCCGTAGGGTGGTTTCATCTGGAAGATGTAGGTGTTCGCCTGGCTCATCATGGAAATACCGAAGGCGGCGAACATTATTCCCACATTCACTAGGGCCGGGTTACGGGAAGTAATAATGCCAAGAGGAAGTATTGGATTTTCAACCCTCCTTTCCCAGAGAACTAAAAGGACTGTGCCAACTATGGAAATACCAAAGAGGATGAGCGTTTCCCTAGCCGTCCAACCGGTATTTGGAGCGCGGGTTACTGCAACAAGAGCCGGAACGACCGCCCAGGTGAGGAAGAGCGCTCCCGGCCAGTCGAGCTTTCCGGGATTTATGTAGCGACTCTCTCTGAGAACTTTCCATGCAAGGATAAACATCAGGACTGCAAATGGAGAGGCTGTGTGATACGTCCAGCGCCAGCCCCAGTGCTGGGTAACGTAAGCCCCGAGCGGAAGGGCTATAACCATACCTACGCCAAACATTGCACTTATCATTCCCTGAACCTGCGGCACCATTTCAGGCGGGAACTCCTCGCGGACGAGAGAGAACGCCAGAGGGAAGATGGCCATTCCGAAACCTTGTATGGCCCTTGTTACGAGGAGCCACCTGAAGCTTGGGGCGAAACCGTTGAGGATAACCCCCAGAGTGTAGAATCCCAATGCAACGAGAAACATCTTCTTCTTCCCGTACATGTCGCCGAGCTTTCCGAAGATTGCCACGCTGACGGTTCCAACGAGGAGATAAATTGTGAGAACCCAGCTGACGTCGTTCGGGTTTACTGCGAACTCCTTCTGTATTGTCGGCAACGCCGGAGTGAGCATCGCTTCCGTGTACATGACGAGCAGAGGCAAGAGGACGACAACAAGGGTGGCCCTTTTGGCGTAGCCGAGGTCATAATTCTCGCCGTTTCTTGTGGCGTGCATATTCTTCACCGATATGTCGAACGATATATCGCCTTATAAAGTTAGTGGTTATAGTTATAAATCCAATTCAGAATCCACGACCATGCACATCCTCCTGAGAAAGACTATTAAGGAACGCTTTGGAAGGCTCAACCGGCTCCAGCAGGACTCTTTCAAGGAAATTAGCTCGGGAAAGAGCGTTCTGATTATAGCCCCAACCGGCTCCGGAAAGACTGAGGCGGCGGTTCTGCCGGTCTTCAATGAAATCCTTGAGGGTAGATTGAAACCTATTTCTGCCCTCTATATAGCCCCGCTGAAGGCTCTCAACAGAGACTTACTCGAGAGGCTCGAATGGTGGGGACAAAAGCTCGGGATAAGCGTGGAAGTCAGGCATGGGGATACATCGGCCTACAAAAAGGCAAAGCAGGTAAAGAACCCGCCCCAGATACTCATCATAACTCCCGAAACCCTCGGCGTTATCTTAACAGTTAAGTCCCTAAGAAAGCATCTCGGCAACGTTGAATTCGTCATCGTCGATGAGATAGCCGAGTTGGTGGACAACAAGCGCGGTGCACAGCTCCTTCTCAACCTTGAGCGTTTAGCGGAGATTGCCGACTTCAGGAGAATAGGAATGACCGCGACAGTCGGCAACGAGGAGGAAGTTAGGGACTGGCTGAAGACAGAAGTTATAGTCAGGCCAAACTGGAAAAAGGGCTACCACTTTCACGTGCTCTACCCAGAACCAAAGGAAAAGGACAAGGAGCTGGCTGAGGGGCTGAGCGTCTCCCCCGAAATAGCTTCCCGTCTCCGGGTTCTGTGGGAAATCGTTGAGAACCATGGCAAGGCATTAGTTTTCACCAACACACGTCAGTTCGCGGAGGTTCTGGCGCACCGTCTAAAAGCCTGGGGGAAGCCTGTCGAGGTTCACCACGGCTCGCTCTCAAAGGAGGCGCGCGTTAAGGCCGAAAAAGCCCTCAAGGAGGGAAAAATTAAAGCCCTAATCTGCACGTCCTCGATGGAGCTGGGCATAGACATTGGCGATGTTGATGTGGTGATACAGTATATGAGCCCGAGGCAGGTCAACCGTCTGGTTCAGCGCGTCGGAAGGGCAAAGCACAGGATTGGGGAGGTAAGCGAGGGCTATATCATAGCGACCAACGTGGAGGACTACCTTCAAAGCCTAATCATAGCCAAGAGGGCCCTTGAAGGGCGCTTCGAGGCCGTTGAGCCTATAGGTGGCCTCGACGTTTTGGCACATTTCGTCGTGGGCCTGCTAATCGAGCACAAGAAACTCCCCCGCGAGAGGCCCTATGAAATAGCGAGGAGGACTTACGTGTACAGAGATTTAAGCTGGGACGATTACCTCGACGTTCTGGGCGTTCTCGAGGAGGCGAGGCTAATCGGTTTCGACGAGGAGAAAAACCTCCTCTACCTCCGCAGGGGGGCATTCCAGTACTACTACGAGAATCTCTCGACGATTCCAGACGAGGTTTCCTGG
Proteins encoded:
- the cysS gene encoding cysteine--tRNA ligase, with translation MTIRIYNTLTRQKEEFKPLREGEVRMYVCGPTVYDYPHLGHARTYIAFDVVRRYFEHKGYTVLMVMNFTDIDDKIIKRANETGEDPKKLAEKFLRIFLEDMEALKVKPADIYPRVTEHMEDIIDFIRKLQEKGYAYEGSDGVYFEVRKFKDYGKLSKIKLEDLVKGARVEPGEGKRNPEDFALWKKAKPGEPKWESPWGEGRPGWHIECSTMSSKYLGESFDIHGGGNDLIFPHHENEIAQSEACFGHEWVRYWMHTGFLMVNGEKMSKSLGNFVTVRELLKRYDPEVIRLFVLQRHYRSPLDYSEEGIEHAKNNLERLYNTLENIRVAMKKAEISFRWEKPEFEAYEAIRDARKKFYDAMDDDFNTAEALKAVFEASNAVNRYLTEVETPRESILRKAWEFFKAISEVFGIFEDYFREEKVGNEDALIELLINVRSQLRKERRFDLADKIRDELRSLGIQLEDTPEGTVWKRIKV
- a CDS encoding MFS transporter, with amino-acid sequence MHATRNGENYDLGYAKRATLVVVLLPLLVMYTEAMLTPALPTIQKEFAVNPNDVSWVLTIYLLVGTVSVAIFGKLGDMYGKKKMFLVALGFYTLGVILNGFAPSFRWLLVTRAIQGFGMAIFPLAFSLVREEFPPEMVPQVQGMISAMFGVGMVIALPLGAYVTQHWGWRWTYHTASPFAVLMFILAWKVLRESRYINPGKLDWPGALFLTWAVVPALVAVTRAPNTGWTARETLILFGISIVGTVLLVLWERRVENPILPLGIITSRNPALVNVGIMFAAFGISMMSQANTYIFQMKPPYGFGKSILESGLLMTPMAGVMLIVAPIAGKLMPKIGAKPLAILGALTASVGLGVLAKYASQLPPNHLWTFVGLITLVGTGITLMNISLINVLVFSVPQRVMGVATGANSLFRNFGSTWGPAIAGTVMSTYYVLFHPPGAPSWVKIKIPTTKAYEVLFGTSAVIYLFLSILSLAIVEVMKGGRIRGSREGENEALINNGS
- a CDS encoding DEAD/DEAH box helicase — protein: MHILLRKTIKERFGRLNRLQQDSFKEISSGKSVLIIAPTGSGKTEAAVLPVFNEILEGRLKPISALYIAPLKALNRDLLERLEWWGQKLGISVEVRHGDTSAYKKAKQVKNPPQILIITPETLGVILTVKSLRKHLGNVEFVIVDEIAELVDNKRGAQLLLNLERLAEIADFRRIGMTATVGNEEEVRDWLKTEVIVRPNWKKGYHFHVLYPEPKEKDKELAEGLSVSPEIASRLRVLWEIVENHGKALVFTNTRQFAEVLAHRLKAWGKPVEVHHGSLSKEARVKAEKALKEGKIKALICTSSMELGIDIGDVDVVIQYMSPRQVNRLVQRVGRAKHRIGEVSEGYIIATNVEDYLQSLIIAKRALEGRFEAVEPIGGLDVLAHFVVGLLIEHKKLPRERPYEIARRTYVYRDLSWDDYLDVLGVLEEARLIGFDEEKNLLYLRRGAFQYYYENLSTIPDEVSWRVFDSKSGHIVGRLDESFVMDLEEGMEFVMNGRSWIVLKIDEEARLLKVRESKSLESAIPSWEGEMIPVPFGVAFDVGRLRRELAFDFDRAKELLKGVEFKEKELRRALEEIKDEPFPTDRDIVVESTPKALIIHADFGSRTNEAIGRIVHSLLILHYGRVFSVRSQGHAIVFKTPFQLNPEEVKRYIYQEPGSVEFMVSRALRDSHPYRWRMLNVAKRFGALRRDAKIKRIERLFEGTVIERETLNELYHDKVDIKRAELVMELLKVGSLRVKTTLRKEPSKLARLNMTVSGEFLLSGVMERDELIELFKKRLLEHEVVLVCTNCGWHSKTKVSRLRNVKLRQCPRCGSKMLAVSHPIDAEEFLGVLEKVRHGEPLGRKEERAYRKLLKAADLVDSYGFEAVLALASYGTGPDTAARLLAQYKGDALILALMERERQFIRTRRFWVGRKEDEEDKTA